The Niabella beijingensis genomic interval ATTAAAAGCGCTCAATAGGGCGGCCTTTGATAATTTAAGTCAACGACCAAGACCTGCTATCATTTACAATTTTCAACTGCTCGTTGAAAGTAACTTATACCGACAAACCCCTGTTGCATTCTATGCCAAAGAATTAGGCGTAAGCGCTAATTATCTTTCAATTCTCTGCAACAAGGTCTTGAAGACTTCTGCCCTGGCTTTCATTCATCACAGGAGGCTTGTTAAAGCTAAACAACTTCTCCAGGAAAATGATGTACCAATAAAAGAAATCGCGTATGAGCTGGGGTTCAATGAATATTCGCACTTCTCAACTTTTTTTAAGACAAAAACGGGGATATCTCCCAAGCAATACAAGGACTCTCTTTGTGCCAAAAATCGATACGATGGAGAGTGCTGGTAAGAAACAACCCAGCATTTCATGGCTAAAAGAAGTATTTTGATAAGATATCAATGGGGGCAAACCTGTAAATGTAGTGAATAGCGCTATTCGATTTTTACATAAGCGTATATTCACCAGTCTCTGGTTTCAGTGTTTGGTTTATGAAACAATTGGTGGACCGTATGGTGAATATGTATTGAAGTAGATTAAGTTCCCACAATTTTTGCATACACATTCTCTTCCGGTAGGAATGTAGGAAGAAGAAATGAAGGTATTTTCAAACAGTACGAGATTCTTGAAATTTGAAGATTAAAAATAATATAAACCTACTTGCTTTCTGTTATTTGGATTTATTAGAATAGGACAAAACATCTTCAGCGAGGGAGTAATAACATGACCCTTTCAGGGGTTTGCCGTCCTTGTTTTTTGCCAAAGATAATCAGGTATTTTAATTGTTGTTTCCTATATACCCGTCAAGGTTGGGCAACCGATTTTAAATTAAAAGAATCCTCATTTACAGATGTATCATCTGCAAATGAGGAACGCCGGCTCTTTATTAAATAAACAGGAATTTATGATCACGAACAAACTGTTCAAACCGGGTGGCAGGAGCACTGGTTACCCTGCTTACCGTATCATCCACTGCGGCGGCTTCTCCCCTGGCATAGTGGGCGTAATCCTCCAATATACCGGCCAACTGCCATTCCGGTAGCCCGGCTGCCTTCAGTGCTTCCTGCATGTGTTCAGGCGCTACATCAATAAAGCTTACTGGCTTTTCTAATACCCCCGAAAGGATATCCGCTAACTGGTAATGGGTAAGTGCTTCAGGACCGGTAATCGTATATGTTTTATTCTCGTGCCCGGTCTTTGTTAAGGCAGCGGCCGCAACAGCTGCAATATCCCGTGTATCCACAATACTTACCGCTGCATGGCCAATGGCAGCATAAAACCGCCCCTCGGTCTTAACAGAGGACGCAAAAGCAAGCAGTCCCTGCATAAACAGGTTGGGCCTGAGAAAAGTATACGTAAGCCCAAGCTCTTTGATCCGGTCTTCCACCTGGGCGTGATAACGCAGGAAACGAACCGGTGAATTTTTGCTGGCAGCGTACTGGGACAGCTTTACAAGGTGTGGCACACCGGCCCTGCCGGCTGCATTTACAAAACTCAGCTGCAGTTGTGCTGCCTCTGCCGAAGAATTAGTAAGCAAAAAGGCTTTTTCTGTTCCCCGGAGTGCGTTTGCTAAAAAGGCCTCATCTGCCAGGCTACCTACCAGAACTTCCGCATTTGGCAACTGCCGTATAAGGTCCGCTTTGTCATTTGTACGGACCAGCGCTTTAAAAGGAATGTGTAATGCTGCAAGTTTTTTAACCAGCTGGGAGCCCACAGCGCCTGTAGCGCCGGTAATAAAGATTTTTGTTTCCATAAAGATTTTTTGTTTTTTGCAGGTTCAAAATTGCATATAGTAGCCAGTCCAGAATTGTAAGAAAACGAAACGCCGGTAAGAGGGGCATTCAGGCATGAGCAGTACGCGGAGGTAAAAGCGGGTCAATCTGCAGGGTGGCAGATGGCCTCCTGCAGTTTCAGGTATTGAGTGGGGCTTAGATCCAGGTAATGTTTAAAATCATGGATCAGCTGGCTCTGGTCATAATAACCGCAGTGATCAATGATTTCAAACCAGTCAACTTTGGTAGCAGAAGATGTCGTTATAGTTTGTAACCGTTGAATGGCTTTTAAAAAACGTTGATAGCGATCCATTTCTTTTGCAGAATAGCCAAAATATTTCTTATGATAGCTTTGCATGGATCTTTCTGATAAACGCTGCTGCTTTGATATTTCTTTTATCAGGCTCCGGTTGCTGCTGTTAAAACCAGCCATCTGGCTGGCAATAGGGTTCTGGCGCTGCAGGTAAGGAACACAAAAATCAAGAATATAGTTTACGCGGTCGTTATTATCGTTTAATAAATGCAGTGCATACCATAAGGCGGTAAAGCAATTGTCGCTCACTAAGGCGTCGGGGTGTAATAAAAGGGGACCGGATGCCAGCACATTACCAAAAAAGCGAAAAAAAGCATCGCCTTTAAAATTGGCCACCAATAGCTCCGACTGTGGAGGTAGCGCATAGTCAAAAGCCTGTTTAATGGGGCCAATAACCAGGCATTTGTTTAGCGTGAGGGCCTCGTTTTGTTTAGCAAACAAAACGGCAGGGGTGCCAAAGCCAAATACCATTATGGTTTGAAAGGAAGGTAAAAGTTTTTGAGTAATGATTGCGTCAGACCGGTTTTCAGCAAAATAAAAACCGGTAAATACCTCCTCAAACGCCGGTGGTACCGCGGTCCGGTAGCTGTAATATCCGTCTTTATTACCCATGCATTAAAGATAAAACATTTAAGTGCATGGCATGCACTGGGATTCTCAAACCCAATAACTCAGTTTATCAGGTTGTGGTCACAACGGCTACGCATGACTTCCCCGGATCCATGGAACCTGTAGTTACTGCTGGCCGCAGTGTTCATTGCATGCGTTCCGGCTCAATATTGTTATTTTCAGGGGGGTAACAAAAAATCTTATGTGCTTCAAAAGCTGCATTTTGTACTTAAATGCGGGATATTTATATTTTTGATAAGCAAATAACCAGGTTTTTCCAACTTTTGCAAAAATGAAGCGCGGTTTCTTTCATATTTTATTCTGGCTTGTCTATCTGGTTCAGGATATCACCCTTTCCTTTTTGTGGGACAGCTCCATATTGTCTCAGTATTCTGTAAGAGAACGGCTTTGGGTAGCCATTTGTTTATGTTGCTCCCTGCTGCTCCCGAAAATAATTTTTACGTATTATATTATGAACCTGATAGGCGGGCATACAAAAGGGATTTCAAGGAGCATCGTTATAAAGGGGCTGGTTGGGTTTGTACTTACAGTTTTGGTGGTAAGGATTATTGAAGCAGATTTTGTATATCCCTATTTATTGTCAAAATATCCGTATCACCGTCCCCTTTGGTCTTTATTCAGTTTTATATTTGCTTCTATTGATCTGGGGTTTATAAGTGGTATTGCATTAGCCATCAAACAACTGTTTCTGCGACTGAATGCTGCGGAGAACGAAAAGCGTCTTATACAGGAAAAGCTGGAAACAGAACTGAAATTCTTAAAGAACCAAACGAACCCTCATTTTCTTTTTAATACGCTCAACAGTATCTATGCCCTGTCCTTAAAAGGATCGGAGGATACCTCTAAAATGATCATCAAACTTTCTCATTTGCTTCGTTATACGCTGTATACTGTTGAGTCTAAATTTGTGCCGATCGATGAGGAGATTAAGATCCTTGAGGATTATATTAATCTTGAAACCATCCGGTATTCGAATAAACTGACAATAAGTTTTAAAAAGAACATCGACGATAAGGGGGAACCGATTGTTCCGTTGCTTTTTCTTCCGCTGGTGGAAAATGCTTTCAAACATGGCGTTTCCGAAGGGAGAAGCAATTCTTATATTCGGATTTTAGCAACATTGGAAGAACGGGTTTTGGTTTTTTCCATAAGGAATTCAAAAGAAACAAATGAGGATAGTGGAGAAATCGTAAAAAGCATTGGTCTGAACAATGTAAAACGCCAGCTGGAAATCATGTATACCGACTACGACTTCAATATAACCAATTCTGAAACCGAATTTGAAGTATCCTTAAGAATCAATCTTGGCAGTTACACCGGGTTTTGATGGAGATACCGTGGCGCCCGGTTGAGCAAGGATCATAACTAAGAAGGGGTTCGACAAAAAGACCCAATGAATCAGACCCAATGTTCTTTTCTCCAAGCTAAACATATCGGGATTAAACTTTTTACAACCTGTTTTTTAAAATGGAATGCACCAGTTCTTTATAGTTTCTTCCGACAGGGATCATATGTTTATGTATCTCAATATCAGTTTGAGAATAAGCATCTATTTTTTCCAGGGCAATGATAAAAGAACGATGGACGCGTATAAATTCTGAATGCGGGAGGATCGCATCTATCTCAGATATCTGAAATTTCGTTAGAATGGTTTGGTTTTCGGTGGTGATCTTTAAATATTCACGAAGGCTTTCTATAAACAGAATTTCATCAAGGTAAACCTTGACCATTTTTTTATTGACGTTGAAGAAAATATATTTTCTCTCCGGAAGCAGGCTTTCAACTGACGGAATATATGCCGGCGGCGCCTCGGCCTGTAATTTATTCACTGCGGAAAAGAACCTGCTGAATTCAATGGGTTTCAGTAAATAATCAATGATGTTCAGTTCATAGCCCTCCAATGCATAGTCGGCATATGCCGAGGTTATAATTATTTTCGGAGGGTTTTTAAGAGATTTGGCAAAGTCAAGACCCTTTAGTTTTGGAAGATGAATGTCCAGGAAAATAACGTCGATCTTTTCATTTTGAAGAAAATCGATGGCATGGATGGCATCTGTGCATACACCCGCCAAATTTAAAAAAGGTATTTGTTTGATATGATGCATGATGACTTCACTGGCGAGTGGTTCATCTTCAACAATCAGGCACTGTAACGGTTTCATCAATTTCAGATTTTGTAAAATATTTTAAAGGTATGTTCCTGAGCCGGTGTATCAAACAGGGATGTACACGTTTCGAGAACGGGTATTGTATCATTGTATGCATACATCAAATCCAACGGGTCTTCAGAAGGGTTGATCCGTTTGCGGACCTGAAGCCCGGGATGCAAAAAAGTAAAATAATACCAATTTGGTATAAAAGTAATACGAAATACCAATTAATAAGTCCGAAAGTATTGTATAGTCGTATGAAACATTGATGATCAGCCATTCCTGAATAAGCAAATTTTTACCTGCTGTAAGGACGGCGCTGTTCTGTTTTAATTTATTCACATTTTGGATGTTATATATCCCTTTATTCCGTATTCTTTGTTCTTATGAATGTAGTTTCTGTAAGTTGTTATTGAGTGTTGGTAGATTTTTGTCAGCACCTGATAAATGAAAAAATATTTTTGAAGCGAGTGGAAACTTTTCCGAAGCCCGGGGTTGGGTATTTAATTCAACTATACAGTGCGGGTAAAAACAAAAAATAAAATTTATGAAATCAGTCTGTCTTGTTATACTTTTGTCGCTGGCCGTTATTTCGGATTTCTCCTGTAAAAAGAACAAGGATGAGGAAGTCAGCCCGGAATCCATCAGCGGAACCTTTAAATGTTTTGAAGTGGAGGCGGGCGGAGATATCAGCCCTTTGCCTGCGGGAGGAATGACTGCAGAAATTGTTGTCAAGTCTTCTGATCTTAAAACTGCTACAGTGGATCTGCATTACACAGATAATGGGAAGACATCGCATTTTCCAACACAGCTTTGCACGGTAACAACGGATGCGGATGGATTTCTTGTTCTGAATAAAAAGAATGGCGGCAAGCTGTATTTAATTTACTATGATAAAGAGACGGTTGATTGTTTTCCGGAGCTGGGTATCCGTTTTTCAGGTTCCAGAAGCGGGAAGAAACCAAGCGATTGGGACGATTGATGGTATACAGCGCTTCCTTGTTACGGGAAGCGTTTTTTTTCGCTTGCTGCCAAAGGGCAGTGTCCAGTAAAGATTATTTCCCAAAGGCTTTAATACGATGTATACGGTATTCGCAGTGCTGGCTTACAAATGCAGATTTAAAAAATTGAAATCCGATCTTGTCGAGCCGGTACAAATCAGCAATAGTTGCGGTATACACAACGGTTCCGTTAATGAGAAATGAATACTTTTTATTCGCTGTTCTTATGGCCAATCTATTTACATTCTTTAATGCTCCCTTTATCGCAGTTGATGGTGTCCAGTCGATGAGATTCGTGGACTTGCCATTCACTACGCGGAATACCCGGAAGTCTTTGTCCCCGATTTGAAATGAATAGTAATTATTCCGGTTTTCCAGGCCAAAGAGAAGACCTCCTTTATCATATTGATGACCACTGTAATGTTCTTGTTCAATCTGTATTTCCTGGTACTGTTTGCTTTCAGTAAAAAGATCCTTCCCCTCCGCCCAGATACTAACGGTGCCCGGCTGGTCACTGTTGTACCAGGTGCTGAAATAGCCGTTTTTTATCTGGGAAATAGTAGCCCTGGCTGGCCAGAATGCTTCCTGATCAGCAAATTGCTCATCCAGCAATATATCATCTTTTTCCCCGGCGTCACCAGGAGATCCTTTACGACAGGCCCCGCAAAAAATAACTAAAAACAAGAGTGCCGTAACCAGATAAGCTCCGCACCTGTGAAGGGTATTAATCGATCGTATCATAATTTCAATGCATTATAAATAAATAAGATCCTTTGACTGAACACGGAGAACAAAAGTAATTTCCGGGCATAAACCGGCTCCCTTTTATCTATCAACTACAGGTACTGCTATACATATTACAGGATTATAGGGGCGGTTGCCGGTAATCCGGTATCCGCAATCTGCAGCGGCAAACTTCAATAATTGTGTTACTATGGAATTTCAGTACTAAATTCAACCGGCGGTTTCCCGGAATGCCACTGCCGCAATATTTGAAAAGAGTAGCCGTAACTCGTTTAAACAATTACAATGCGAATTAAAAACCTTATTGAATTATTTACGGTTCTTCCGGAGAAAGAAAGAATCATTGTAGACGTATTGCGACAGATAATTCTTGAAACGCTTCCTGAATACTGTAAAGAAAAAATATCTTATAATGTTCCATTCTTCTATGGCAATAAAGGGATATGCATTATCTGGCCTTCCGCAGTGCCGCGCGGAGGTATCAGAGAAGGAGTGCTCCTGGGTTTTTGGCAGGGCAATAAATTAAATGACAGCGATAATTTTCTGACCCACGGCACAAACAAACAGATCTTTTATAAAATATATTACAAACCTGAGGAGATAGATGCGCAACCAATAATAAAACTTTTAAAGGAGGCGATCAAAGTAGATGGCTCGTTCAGGCGGACCTCCAAGCGCTGACGGGTCGCGGTAGCCTGCTACGTTTTTTTGCAGAACGAAAAGCCATTATCACCGGTGCTCATTGTTTGTCATTATATGACGTGCTTTTTTTAGCATGCAAATTTCGATAACCCACCAGTATTATCCGGAAAAGCGGATACCCTGAATCCTGCCTGATTTTTATAAACACCACCTATGATCGAAAAACCGGCCAGTTTACCCAACGCTTGCCATTAAAATTCTTCTTATTGTTCTTCCGTGAAAATTTGATTTGTACCATAAAACTTTGTTTTAAAAAGTTTTATGTATATTAGCCATCGACTTAAACCCCTCTGGCCTAAATGATTGTTGTCAATGTCGCTTAAATGTGACGATGTGTTTTGTGAAGCCCCTTTACCGGTTTTTGCCTATTTAAACCCTTTAAAAAATGTTCGAACTCAATCCTTTTTGTGGAAGGTCAATGTTGTTGAAATATTGACATAGGTAGCATTTATTTTAAATAACCCTCAAAAATAAACCACAATGTCATCAAGTTTTCAAAATCCCCGGAACCCTCTTGCCGCCTTGTGGGCGTCAGCGACTGAATCGTATCTGCGTAAGGAACACCCCGATCTCAGCATCCAGGAAATTCGCCGCCTGCCCTTCATGCTGGGCGTATTCGAACACCTGGATCAATTGAGGCAAAAAAAACGGGTGCCAAAACCACCGGATCGGGCGGAAGCAAAAGAAGCGGACAATGCAGCGGGCGTTGCCCAGGCAGCATATTATTCCCAGGCTTTTTTTGATGTTGCCGTCACGGGTGCTGCTTATGTATACACCGGAAGTGCCCGGGATGAATTATATGAACTGTACCTGGTGGGTTTGGAAGCCACTCACTATATAGACAGAACCGTCGATTTTAGTACGGATGACTGGTACGGCTTTGGGTTATGTGTATTGGTATACGTATGGATGCTGGGAGGACCGGAAAATCTGAGCCGGCTTGAAGAGGCCCTGCTCAACAGCCTCTTAAACGCTCCGATGTTAACACAGGAGCAACGGAATAAAATTCAGGAATTTTGGGATATGCCCCGTTACGGCCTGACTGAAATGCAATACCGGGATGCGGGGGATCCGGCCTATCAAAATTATGGTGCCATCGACTGGAGGGTGCCCAATAATGCGCAGGTCGTCATGATCGGAGACTGGGGCACCTCAATGGATGACGCCCGGGAGTTTTTAAAAGCCCTCTGGAAGCGAGCCTACCTGCAATACCCGGGGCGCAAGATCGTTTTCCTCCACCTCGGTGATATCTACTATTGCGGATTGCCTTATGAATGTTATTATAACTTCCAGGATGTATTTGCCCGCGTAAGTGCCGAGTTACAGAATGACCGGGATATTGATCCCAATAATTTTGATCCAAACCCACCCATCTTCACCATACCGGGCAATCACGAATACTATTCCTACGGGTATGGGTATTTCGAATTACTTGATAATTTAAACCAGGGACAAAAATGCAGTTTCTTTTGCCTGCGTACGGAAAACAACAATTGGCAGTTCCTGGGTATGGATACCGGTCAGGCCGATGGCAATGGCTTGCTATCCTTCCTGCAAAGTTTTGGCGACACTGTAAAAAGCAAGGTAGATAAAATCATGGATGTACTGCCCGACTGGGACTGGATCACCTGGCTTCCGAATCTGGCAGAAACGACATATGAAGATTATGTGGGGCCGTTCCAGCCGGAATTACGGGAAAACGAACTTAAATGGGTGAAGAAACGATTGGACGAATTTGGCGGAAAGACGATCATGCTCTCGCATCACCAGCTGTTTTCCCGGAAGGCGACGATTGACCATAAATCTCCTGAATATCATAATACCTGGCTGGATGCGCAGTTCAGTTCCTACTTCAGAGACCGGATCGCGGCCTGGTATTGGGGGCACGAGCATGCATTTGCGGTATACTATGATGGGGTACTGGGCTTAAATAAGGGGCGATTATTGGGCAGCAGCAGCTACGAAGTGACGGACAAGGCAGATGATCCCTATGAAAACAATTATAAAATGGTTGTTTTTGCACCCAGGATGGATGAAAAACTTGTTGATCAAACCGGCGCAGACAAAGACAAAAAATTATATTCTCATGTGGGAGCCATCATGTCGTTAAAAGACTCGGAAATTGATGTGCGGTACTACCAGTTCCCCGCATGGTCGCAGCTGGTGGATATGCCCGCCAATGCCCAATTGAAAGAGATACCTGAGGTGGCCGAAACCATCAGGTCAACCTCCTTCAAGAGCCTTAAACCACGCTGGATCGGAGATATACCCATTAAAAAGGAGGTGGTTGTTACCAACCATAGTCCCTCGGTGGCCGTGTGGGATGAAACGCTATATGTAGCATATATAGACGGACGGAACCAGAATAATGAGCTGGTGATGTGTTCCGTAAAGATCAAAGACATTCATATAGAAAACGAACAATTGAAAGCCGACTGGAAGGATCCGCAATCTATTGCGGCGGGAGGCAGTAAGATCGTCACAAAACATTCACCGGCCATAATTGCCGTCAATAGTATACTTTATCTATTCTATATTGATAAAGATAATATACTGCAGGGGATTTCCAGGCCGGCAAACGGCACCGAGTGGGCATCGCTAAATCTGTATGGGAAAGATCAGGCACCGTTGAAAGTGGGTGAGGCGGCTCCGGCGGTCTGCTTCTTTCAGGGCCGGATCTACCTGGTGTACCGGGACAAAAACTCGAGCAACGACCTTTGCTGGGGCTACTACGATTTAAATCCGGGCTGCCAGGGCGACTGGAAGAATTTTGGAGGACTCCTGGATCATGAGGGCGAAAAGCTGGAATCGCCCAACACGCCGGCGCTCGCCGCAGACGCCTTTCATATGTATATGACCTATCAGAAAAAAGATGGCACCATCATCCAGTGGGCGGTCGGTGCTCCATCTAGTAACGCTCCCGAACGCTATCAAAAGAATATTGCCTGGAAAAAACTCGGCAATATTGACGGCGAACATTATACGCAGCGCGGCATGGGTTTAGCATATGCCAGTGATGCATTTGTTATGGTGTACACTTCTTCAAACGGAAACCTGACCCAGTGTGCATTAGGCGGCACCGGGAAGAACAGTTTAGGCACCTGGGTAGGAAGCAATACCGTTAAACCCATTACCAAAGATCTCCAAACGACTACAGCCCGCAGTAAGTTTGTAGCCCAGATCGGGATCACCGTCGGTGGCGGGGTACTGGTGTATCGCGGATTAGAAGAGTCCGAAATATACTGGGCATATTATTAAAGAGATACGAAGACGCCTCCCTTGCTTTTGAGGTGCTTTTTCTTTGTACTTCTTCAATAGGATCTGATAATCCGTTATTCAAGGGTCGCATTTGCGACCCTTTACGTTTTCCAGGGCATTACCGGTAATAAGAACAAAGTACCGTTAGCACGATAAAACACCTGATGCTTCCCGCAGATCTTCCCCCATTGCCCTTTATTCAACATCGGCTGACCCCGGAGCAGAGAACCCGGATCCCCCTTTTCCCGGCAATGATAGCAGCTTTCTTCCGGTTAAATAAGCCGCCAAAAAGCGCGTTTTCAAAATATTTCTGATTTTTTTTTTAATTTATGCAACATTTCAGCGCATCCGGCGCCTTAAATACAGAGAACCGGAAAACAAAAGGGTTCAGGAAAAAAGGAAAACAGCGTATAAGTGTTGCAACTACCGAAGAATTTAGATGACCAGGAGCTGATGAAGCTGTGCCGGGAAGGTAATGCAGACTGCTTTTCCGAACTCTACGGACGGTACAAGAAGGCGGTTTTCAATACCATCCTGCGTTTGGTTACTGATTTTGCCCAGGCGGAAGATCTGTTGCAGGAGGTGTTCATTGCGCTTTATCAGGAAATTATGAAAGGCCGGCAGATTGAACATTTCGGCGGCTTTTCGAGGCGTGTTGCCGCCAACAAGGCAATCAGCTTTTTACGGAAGCAGAAGCGCACCTTGGTTTTTGAAGAATCCCATGAAAATGTGATAGAGGAGGAAGCGGAAGACGAGGGGCTTTTTGAAATGCGGGTGGAGGAGGTGAAAAAAGCCATCAACTCCCTGCCGGAAGGGTTTCGGACCATCGTTAACCTTTATGTGATGGAAGGGTTACCACAGGAAGAAATCGCCGGTCTGTTGGGTATTTCCCATGCAACGGTACGGACACAATACCATCGTGCCAAAAAGAAAATATTGTCGCTATTACAAAAGGAGGTCGCATAGGATGAAGAAAGATATTTTAAAAGAATTTGTATCCGAAAACAGGGATGATTTTGACGATCAGGAACCTGGTTTGGATGTACTCAGCAAGATCCAGTCCAGATTGGGAATGGAACAACCTGTTGTTGCGCCCCGGGCAAAAGTCAGGAAGCTTCCGTATTGGTGGGCTGCTGCAGCATTAATTGTTGTTGTAATCGGGATTGCCGTTTTTTTTCCGCAGCAGAAGACAAAGGAGCACTCAATCGTAACTACAACAGCACCGGCGCCCCTGTCACCGGCCGTTCGTGCAGATAAAAAAGATTCAGTAACAACCCTGCGATCAATGGTGGCAGGCATTGCGGATCCGCAGGAAAAGAAAACGGGTGTAAAAAAGCGGCAAAAAATCAGGGATGAAAAAAATGTAACCGCCAGCACAGGTTCTAAAGCGGAAACAGCCGCATCGAATATAATAACGAATGACTGGCAAACCGCGTTACAAAACGAAAGTTCATCTGCACGCCTGGCAGCGATCCTGGCCACCGGGAAAAGAAATACTTTATTATCCGGCAGCGATTTGCAGACGCTCTCCAATACCATGAACAATGACGAAAACAGCAATGTACGCCTCGCCGCCCTGGAGGTGCTGAAACAACAGGAAAACCGGGAGGGCGTAAAGAATTTGATCCTGCAATCTGTTGCCAAACAGGATGATCCTGTTGTACAAATGGAATTATTGGCTTCTCTATCTTCCGATGAAGCTACAAAAGTCAAACAACAACTATTAGATATAACCCAGGACCCCATGAATATTGATGCAGTACGCAACGAAGCCTATGCAGCACTGCTTCGGTCGAAAACCAATTTTTAAAAATAACAAGGTATCAAAAATGAAAAAAATAGTAGCAACCATTATTTTGTCTATAGCACTCGTTTCTTTGGCCGGTGCGCAGGAGCGGCAATTTAAATTGCCTAAAAAAACAGGTACACTGAAAGTAAATATTCCTGGTGTAACGATTGAAGGATATGATGGTAATGAAGTCGTTTTTTCTGCACCGGAGCTTAAGCGGGAGGAGAAAGATGAAAGAGCCGCAGGTCTCAGATTGGTTTCCGGCTCCGGTTTAACAGACAATACCGGCCTGAATCTAAGTGTCCGGGAAAATGGAGGAGTTATTGATGTAGACGAAGTAGGTAGAAGAGACCGAGAGCTCATTACAATTAAAGTACCAAACACCATGTCGGTAAAAGTTGCAACGACAGGTGCCATGAATGCTGGCAGATCTGTAGACATAAAAGATTTTAAAGGAGAATTGGAAATCAGTACCATGTACAATGCTATTTCATTGCACAATATTACAGGACCTGTTAATGCGAAAACAATTTACGGAGAGCTGACTGCAACATTTGCTTCCCTGGTAAAAGGCCCGGTGTCACTGGTTTCGGTCTATAAATTCGTTGATGTAAGCATTCCTTCCAGTCTGAAAGCCAATGTGAATATTTCTACGAAAAACGGAAATATTTATGCTGCTGATGGCCTGGATATTAAAAAGGAAGTCTCTAAGGAGAAAAAGGACAGTGATGGAGAAGATCTTACAGGGTTAACGGAATGGAGCAGGTCTTCAGATATAACAGGCACACTCAATGGCGGCGGTATGGATCTGATTTTGAAAACCAGCTATGGAAAAATCTACCTGCGTAAAAATTAAACCGGATACATAGTATAATAAACTATCCGCGGATCTCATATTTATTTCTTGCTTTTTTAAATTCATACTACTATGAAAAAGGTATTGCTTTGCCTGTTGCTGACAGGCATGACACAGATCTTGTTTGCACAAAGAGTTATTGAAAAAACATACAAAACCTCTAACAGTCAGCCGGTACTGTTGCAGTTTGACTTTCCGAAGGTAAAAATTAGCAGCTGGAACAAAGATGAGATCTATGTCAAAGCAACGGTTACTATCAACGACAACAAG includes:
- a CDS encoding DUF1801 domain-containing protein; the protein is MRIKNLIELFTVLPEKERIIVDVLRQIILETLPEYCKEKISYNVPFFYGNKGICIIWPSAVPRGGIREGVLLGFWQGNKLNDSDNFLTHGTNKQIFYKIYYKPEEIDAQPIIKLLKEAIKVDGSFRRTSKR
- a CDS encoding SDR family oxidoreductase; this translates as METKIFITGATGAVGSQLVKKLAALHIPFKALVRTNDKADLIRQLPNAEVLVGSLADEAFLANALRGTEKAFLLTNSSAEAAQLQLSFVNAAGRAGVPHLVKLSQYAASKNSPVRFLRYHAQVEDRIKELGLTYTFLRPNLFMQGLLAFASSVKTEGRFYAAIGHAAVSIVDTRDIAAVAAAALTKTGHENKTYTITGPEALTHYQLADILSGVLEKPVSFIDVAPEHMQEALKAAGLPEWQLAGILEDYAHYARGEAAAVDDTVSRVTSAPATRFEQFVRDHKFLFI
- a CDS encoding sensor histidine kinase, translating into MKRGFFHILFWLVYLVQDITLSFLWDSSILSQYSVRERLWVAICLCCSLLLPKIIFTYYIMNLIGGHTKGISRSIVIKGLVGFVLTVLVVRIIEADFVYPYLLSKYPYHRPLWSLFSFIFASIDLGFISGIALAIKQLFLRLNAAENEKRLIQEKLETELKFLKNQTNPHFLFNTLNSIYALSLKGSEDTSKMIIKLSHLLRYTLYTVESKFVPIDEEIKILEDYINLETIRYSNKLTISFKKNIDDKGEPIVPLLFLPLVENAFKHGVSEGRSNSYIRILATLEERVLVFSIRNSKETNEDSGEIVKSIGLNNVKRQLEIMYTDYDFNITNSETEFEVSLRINLGSYTGF
- a CDS encoding LytR/AlgR family response regulator transcription factor, yielding MKPLQCLIVEDEPLASEVIMHHIKQIPFLNLAGVCTDAIHAIDFLQNEKIDVIFLDIHLPKLKGLDFAKSLKNPPKIIITSAYADYALEGYELNIIDYLLKPIEFSRFFSAVNKLQAEAPPAYIPSVESLLPERKYIFFNVNKKMVKVYLDEILFIESLREYLKITTENQTILTKFQISEIDAILPHSEFIRVHRSFIIALEKIDAYSQTDIEIHKHMIPVGRNYKELVHSILKNRL
- a CDS encoding helix-turn-helix domain-containing protein; amino-acid sequence: MGNKDGYYSYRTAVPPAFEEVFTGFYFAENRSDAIITQKLLPSFQTIMVFGFGTPAVLFAKQNEALTLNKCLVIGPIKQAFDYALPPQSELLVANFKGDAFFRFFGNVLASGPLLLHPDALVSDNCFTALWYALHLLNDNNDRVNYILDFCVPYLQRQNPIASQMAGFNSSNRSLIKEISKQQRLSERSMQSYHKKYFGYSAKEMDRYQRFLKAIQRLQTITTSSATKVDWFEIIDHCGYYDQSQLIHDFKHYLDLSPTQYLKLQEAICHPAD
- a CDS encoding metallophosphoesterase family protein; the encoded protein is MSSSFQNPRNPLAALWASATESYLRKEHPDLSIQEIRRLPFMLGVFEHLDQLRQKKRVPKPPDRAEAKEADNAAGVAQAAYYSQAFFDVAVTGAAYVYTGSARDELYELYLVGLEATHYIDRTVDFSTDDWYGFGLCVLVYVWMLGGPENLSRLEEALLNSLLNAPMLTQEQRNKIQEFWDMPRYGLTEMQYRDAGDPAYQNYGAIDWRVPNNAQVVMIGDWGTSMDDAREFLKALWKRAYLQYPGRKIVFLHLGDIYYCGLPYECYYNFQDVFARVSAELQNDRDIDPNNFDPNPPIFTIPGNHEYYSYGYGYFELLDNLNQGQKCSFFCLRTENNNWQFLGMDTGQADGNGLLSFLQSFGDTVKSKVDKIMDVLPDWDWITWLPNLAETTYEDYVGPFQPELRENELKWVKKRLDEFGGKTIMLSHHQLFSRKATIDHKSPEYHNTWLDAQFSSYFRDRIAAWYWGHEHAFAVYYDGVLGLNKGRLLGSSSYEVTDKADDPYENNYKMVVFAPRMDEKLVDQTGADKDKKLYSHVGAIMSLKDSEIDVRYYQFPAWSQLVDMPANAQLKEIPEVAETIRSTSFKSLKPRWIGDIPIKKEVVVTNHSPSVAVWDETLYVAYIDGRNQNNELVMCSVKIKDIHIENEQLKADWKDPQSIAAGGSKIVTKHSPAIIAVNSILYLFYIDKDNILQGISRPANGTEWASLNLYGKDQAPLKVGEAAPAVCFFQGRIYLVYRDKNSSNDLCWGYYDLNPGCQGDWKNFGGLLDHEGEKLESPNTPALAADAFHMYMTYQKKDGTIIQWAVGAPSSNAPERYQKNIAWKKLGNIDGEHYTQRGMGLAYASDAFVMVYTSSNGNLTQCALGGTGKNSLGTWVGSNTVKPITKDLQTTTARSKFVAQIGITVGGGVLVYRGLEESEIYWAYY